The following coding sequences lie in one Rutidosis leptorrhynchoides isolate AG116_Rl617_1_P2 chromosome 6, CSIRO_AGI_Rlap_v1, whole genome shotgun sequence genomic window:
- the LOC139855077 gene encoding uncharacterized mitochondrial protein AtMg00810-like — protein sequence MATVRCMINIVVQNDSDLFQLDINNAFLYGDLDECVYMTLPLGYYNENDKRVCKLKRSLYGLKQAPRKWNEKLSSTLNGFRQSLNDYSLFIESDNDVFIAILVYVDDIVVTGNNTCEINKFKDFLKSKFQIKDLGVLKYFLGIEVIRENKNIFLSQRKYTLDLLTEFGLLNCKPIYTHIEPNLKFNNDDDHNDLPLKNITEYQRLIRRLICLTLTRPDISYSVHVLSQYMYAPKVSHLKCALRVLRYLKSAPGKGICLRKSNDTDLVCYVDSDWGKRIKAMKFVTGYCLFLNGSLLTWKSKKQDCISRSSVEAEYRALADASCEVIWILKVLKDFGKSCTIPVQIHIDNSAAIKCKTRLIIVQQCKQGTYSVGCIVY from the coding sequence ATGGCTACTGTAAGATGTATGATTAATATTGTTGTTCAAAATGATTCGGATTTATTTCAACTTGATATCAATAATGCATTCTTATATGGTGATCTTGATGAATGTGTCTATATGACTTTACCATTAGGATATTATAATGAGAATGATAAAAGAGTCTGTAAATTAAAAAGATCACTCTATGGGTTAAAACAAGCACccagaaaatggaatgaaaaattgTCTTCTACTTTAAATGGTTTTAGACAGAGTTTAAATGACTATTCTTTGTTTATTGAGTCTGATAATGATGTCTTTATTGCTATCttagtttatgttgatgatattgttgtaACTGGTAACAATACATGTGAAATTAACAAGTTCAAAGACTTCTTAAAGTCTAAATTTCAAATAAAGGATTTAGGAGTTCTCAAATATTTTCTGGGAATTGAGGTTATTAgagaaaataaaaatatttttttatctcAAAGAAAATATACTCTTGATCTATTAACTGAGTTTGGGTTATTGAACTGTAAACCTATTTATACACATATAGAACCTAATCTCAagtttaataatgatgatgatcataatgatTTACCTCTAAAGAATATCACTGAATATCAAAGATTGATTAGGAGATTAATATGCCTTACTCTGACCAGACCTGATATCTCTTATTCTGTTCATGTCTTAAGTCAATATATGTATGCACCTAAGGTTTCTCATTTAAAATGTGCATTAAGGGTTTTAAGGTATCTAAAGTCTGCACCTGGAAAAGGTATTTGTCTTAGAAAAAGTAATGACACTGATCTTGTGTGTTATGTGGATTCTGATTGGGGTAAAAGAATTAAGGCTATGAAATTCGTGACAGGTTATTGTTTGTTTCTGAATGGTTCTCTTCTTACTTGGAAAAGTAAGAAGCAAGATTGTATTTCTAGATCATCTGTAGAGGCTGAGTATAGAGCCCTTGCAGATGCTTCTTGTGAGGTTATTTGGATCTTAAAAGTTCTCAAGGATTTTGGTAAAAGTTGTACTATTCCTGTTCAAATTCATATTGATAATTCTGCAGCAATCAAGTGTAAGACCCGATTaattattgtacagcagtgtaaacagGGTACATATAGTGTGGGGTGCATTGTGTATTGA